One window of the Leptospira broomii serovar Hurstbridge str. 5399 genome contains the following:
- a CDS encoding S16 family serine protease, translating to MLRKVLPTQAQTKFKAPKPKQLKGLPDFLVFHKEEVRTFHQALENPELFRHILITGPEIESNLLQFAHYLSDIGKNRPVIAEPTPTLLSLAGFPNSDKYRAGRIAEANGGLLLLPLRPLVEDPDLYYFLKGVLLTGKIDFLSLPEGPDSRHINRFYPSIQSRFRLILIGEETEVDAISQLDPDFYGSFDFKIHMPYEISLTAAWLPLFSGLVKSWEKPGYPPMDQSALDALLELALRWNDSQRRLSLHLSELRSFVTEVLALSKKGQKAVSRIQIERAPEEIQKRTAIHKRKYIENIKEGLIAVPLKGKKTGRINGLSVILLQSSLLDFGQVNQVSARVSLGTGNLINIEREVNLSGDLHDKGVFILQSYIKGMFSHIQSFGLDASILFEQNSSPIDGDSASCAELLALLSALSGLEIPCNIAVTGALSQYGDILPVGSVNTKIQAWYDVTKLSGSPGDRYTVYIPKDNVRDLNLPREILHSMQKGKFQIVSCSHVEDLIPEIFGTPAGKMSKPGNYPEGSLFRIIEERIDRKKDAEEHS from the coding sequence GTGTTACGCAAAGTTCTTCCCACTCAGGCTCAGACTAAATTTAAAGCGCCTAAACCGAAACAGCTAAAAGGATTACCCGATTTTCTAGTCTTTCATAAAGAAGAGGTAAGGACCTTTCATCAAGCTCTTGAAAATCCGGAGCTTTTTAGGCATATACTGATCACCGGTCCCGAGATAGAATCGAATCTTTTGCAATTCGCCCATTACCTTTCCGATATCGGAAAGAATCGACCGGTAATCGCTGAACCTACGCCGACACTATTATCGTTGGCGGGCTTCCCCAATTCGGACAAATATCGCGCGGGACGAATCGCCGAGGCCAATGGCGGGCTTTTACTCTTGCCGCTTCGTCCGTTAGTGGAAGATCCCGATTTATATTATTTTTTAAAAGGGGTTCTTTTAACCGGAAAGATAGATTTTCTTTCCTTACCGGAAGGACCGGATTCCCGTCATATCAATCGATTTTACCCGAGCATTCAATCTAGATTTCGACTTATCTTAATCGGAGAAGAGACGGAAGTAGATGCCATTTCTCAATTGGATCCGGATTTTTACGGAAGTTTCGATTTCAAAATTCATATGCCGTACGAAATCAGCCTGACTGCCGCTTGGTTACCTCTATTTTCCGGGTTGGTCAAATCTTGGGAAAAACCCGGCTATCCTCCGATGGATCAAAGCGCTTTGGATGCTCTTTTGGAGCTGGCACTCCGCTGGAATGATAGCCAAAGAAGATTGTCCTTACATTTATCCGAATTACGCTCCTTTGTTACGGAAGTTCTCGCTCTCAGTAAAAAAGGTCAGAAAGCAGTGAGCCGAATTCAAATAGAACGCGCGCCCGAAGAAATCCAAAAACGAACCGCCATCCACAAACGTAAATACATCGAGAATATTAAAGAGGGATTGATCGCCGTCCCTTTGAAGGGGAAAAAAACCGGACGGATTAACGGATTATCCGTGATCTTATTGCAATCGTCTTTATTGGATTTCGGGCAAGTAAACCAAGTTTCTGCAAGAGTTTCCTTGGGAACCGGAAACCTAATCAATATAGAAAGAGAAGTAAATCTTTCCGGCGATCTACACGATAAAGGGGTTTTCATTTTACAATCCTATATAAAAGGAATGTTTTCGCATATTCAGTCATTCGGTTTGGATGCTTCGATTTTGTTCGAGCAAAATAGTTCTCCTATCGACGGTGATTCCGCGAGCTGTGCCGAACTCTTGGCGCTTTTATCAGCTCTTTCGGGCCTTGAGATTCCTTGCAATATAGCGGTAACCGGGGCCCTCTCGCAGTACGGGGATATCTTACCCGTAGGTTCCGTGAATACGAAAATACAAGCTTGGTATGACGTTACAAAGCTGAGCGGATCTCCCGGCGACAGATATACTGTTTATATCCCGAAAGATAATGTGCGAGATTTGAATCTACCTAGAGAAATACTGCATTCGATGCAGAAAGGTAAATTTCAGATCGTTTCTTGCTCTCACGTCGAGGATTTGATTCCGGAAATCTTCGGCACTCCTGCGGGCAAGATGTCCAAGCCGGGTAATTATCCCGAGGGAAGCTTGTTCAGAATCATAGAAGAACGAATCGATCGCAAAAAGGACGCCGAAGAACATTCATGA
- the queA gene encoding tRNA preQ1(34) S-adenosylmethionine ribosyltransferase-isomerase QueA, with protein sequence MEIQDLSEFSFDLPEDRIAKHPLSRRDESRLLVLDRKEDTLLEEVSFASIRKHLKKGDVLIANAARVSKRRVYLKTISGRKHEALFLSQGKDNIWKALIRNSKKLKEGTSLRSEESDSFEFIVLNKEEEFTFLKCTSDFHEEDFESIGKIPIPPYFKRESSEEDSIRYQTVYAKNLGSVAAPTAGLHFTPELLSEIGNAGIDFVELELRVGYGTFQPLSREHFFEKKLHEESYFISAEVSEVLNSAKEAGRRIISVGTTTLRALESSYDRQTGQFRAGEGTTRLFLQPGDRISSCDGLITNFHLPESSLLLLVCAFAGKERVLAAYRYAVEKEFRFFSYGDAMLLL encoded by the coding sequence ATGGAAATTCAGGATCTCTCCGAGTTCTCCTTCGATCTTCCGGAAGACCGAATCGCAAAGCATCCTTTGTCTCGTCGTGACGAGAGTCGGCTCCTTGTTCTTGATAGGAAAGAAGATACCTTACTCGAAGAAGTTTCTTTCGCTTCCATCCGAAAGCATCTCAAGAAGGGCGATGTCCTTATAGCAAATGCAGCCCGAGTCAGTAAACGTAGAGTTTATCTAAAAACGATTTCGGGACGTAAACATGAGGCATTATTTCTTTCTCAGGGAAAAGATAATATTTGGAAGGCTTTGATTCGAAACTCCAAAAAGTTGAAAGAAGGAACTTCGCTGAGATCGGAAGAATCGGACTCGTTCGAATTCATCGTACTAAATAAGGAGGAAGAATTCACTTTTTTGAAATGTACGTCCGATTTCCACGAGGAAGATTTTGAAAGTATAGGAAAGATCCCGATTCCTCCGTATTTCAAGCGGGAAAGTTCCGAAGAAGATTCTATTCGTTATCAAACGGTCTATGCCAAGAATCTAGGTTCTGTCGCAGCTCCCACCGCCGGATTACATTTCACGCCGGAATTACTAAGCGAAATCGGAAATGCGGGAATCGATTTTGTGGAACTGGAGTTGAGAGTAGGTTATGGAACGTTTCAACCTCTTTCAAGAGAGCATTTTTTTGAGAAAAAACTGCACGAAGAGTCTTACTTTATTTCTGCGGAAGTCTCCGAAGTTCTGAATTCCGCAAAGGAAGCCGGTAGAAGAATCATCTCTGTAGGAACTACGACTCTCCGAGCTCTGGAATCCTCGTATGATCGGCAAACGGGGCAATTTCGAGCCGGCGAAGGTACTACACGATTATTTCTCCAGCCTGGGGATCGGATATCAAGTTGTGACGGGCTAATCACGAATTTTCATTTGCCGGAAAGCAGTTTGCTTCTGCTTGTTTGCGCGTTTGCAGGTAAAGAGCGGGTATTAGCCGCGTATCGTTATGCAGTGGAGAAGGAATTCCGGTTCTTTTCTTACGGCGACGCGATGCTACTTCTCTAG
- a CDS encoding glycosyltransferase family 87 protein has translation MRIDLRKRGPLLLFIALLAYLLANGLSHVSQDTDFKDYFEASKNFRIQKDLYDLDVLEELTDELKSGKLNLNDILKPEIFLRLQTKMDNVGAYIYPPTFAFLLIPLSFSEYEVSSAIFFCLNFGALVASLFLIGKFLGRNRQFLFLTAAILLCFRFIENHQNNNQVGFILIFLILSSVTVKKDWLAGLLLALAIVIKITPAVFLFYFLVKRRYSVIFYALGFGVLWAFLPALLEPSFTWNMNQTWYELVLEKYLKSPAIRAWKNNQSLSSTLAKYFLQYADIMNQGRFGMPLVELTLNQIKWIGNILSIGIAAPYLYRAYKGASDGFLLSGLFFFSVLFSGISWIHAFVFLLFPTAFALSSFWPRTERFPNREEWKSLFGKNKSVGAYLILSFTVLLLNRAIVGSAAEELLMMFSFLFYISVIQYSCLFFIESKNNSESKSI, from the coding sequence ATGCGGATCGATCTCCGAAAACGGGGGCCCCTGCTCCTTTTTATAGCCCTGCTAGCGTATCTTTTAGCAAACGGGCTAAGTCACGTATCTCAGGACACTGACTTTAAAGATTATTTCGAAGCCTCTAAAAATTTTAGAATCCAGAAAGACCTGTATGATCTTGACGTTTTAGAAGAGCTAACAGATGAATTAAAATCAGGTAAGTTAAACTTAAACGATATTCTTAAACCGGAAATTTTTCTACGTCTGCAAACTAAGATGGATAATGTAGGCGCATATATTTATCCTCCTACATTCGCCTTTTTACTAATTCCTCTCTCTTTCTCAGAATATGAAGTTTCATCTGCGATTTTCTTTTGTCTTAACTTCGGAGCTCTTGTCGCGAGTCTTTTTCTGATCGGAAAATTCTTGGGGCGGAACAGGCAATTTCTATTCCTCACAGCGGCCATTCTACTTTGCTTTCGATTTATCGAAAATCACCAAAACAACAACCAAGTCGGCTTCATTCTAATTTTCTTAATTCTTTCCTCCGTTACCGTCAAAAAAGATTGGTTGGCCGGACTACTGCTTGCGCTCGCAATCGTAATTAAAATAACCCCCGCGGTTTTTCTCTTCTATTTTCTGGTCAAGAGAAGGTATTCCGTTATATTCTATGCGTTAGGGTTCGGAGTACTGTGGGCATTTCTTCCCGCGTTGCTTGAACCTTCCTTTACTTGGAATATGAATCAAACTTGGTACGAACTCGTTTTAGAGAAATACCTAAAATCTCCGGCAATTCGGGCCTGGAAAAATAACCAAAGTTTAAGTTCCACTTTGGCGAAATATTTCCTACAATACGCGGATATCATGAATCAAGGTCGATTCGGAATGCCCTTGGTCGAACTTACTTTAAATCAAATCAAATGGATCGGAAATATTCTTTCCATCGGAATCGCCGCGCCGTATTTATATCGGGCATATAAGGGCGCCTCGGACGGGTTTCTTTTGTCCGGCCTCTTTTTCTTTTCCGTATTGTTTAGCGGAATTTCTTGGATTCACGCATTCGTCTTTTTACTTTTTCCGACGGCGTTCGCTCTTTCTTCCTTTTGGCCGAGGACGGAAAGATTTCCGAATCGCGAGGAATGGAAATCCTTATTCGGTAAAAATAAATCTGTCGGCGCGTATCTAATTCTTTCTTTTACGGTTCTACTTTTAAATCGAGCAATTGTCGGATCCGCTGCGGAAGAATTGCTAATGATGTTTTCCTTTCTATTTTACATTTCCGTAATTCAATACTCCTGCCTCTTTTTTATCGAGTCTAAAAATAATTCGGAATCAAAGTCGATTTAG
- a CDS encoding glycosyltransferase family 4 protein, protein MIVKDSLKYKPRIAVDARPLAYGINGNSRYLAEILQRVLNENSPLEYYLYSNKPIHPVFHEIAKKAPVFIPSRLPGLFWLNLSMPSMFRDHRIDIFWGTLQLLPVFGRNIPMAVNYHDLNFHSAPETMTTANYWQHRFFSPLTLKRADKIFCLSKNTQREIAEFLPSVADKLQVVYPGAQGFESVVPPNKILPKNFLFSVGTLEPRKNLNTLVEAYRTLKRTNLDYPFALVLAGRLGWKSEGLTEILRNGSLESEGIFFVENPNDGELGWLYKNCSYFMFPSLHEGFGLPLLEAIQEGKPCIASDIPVFHEVLDSQIDLFVSPKDTEAWIKAMLEAGNKGARFRSGKSRRWSWDSTAQEVEEGLVTLWKNRKRKPGKIEE, encoded by the coding sequence ATGATCGTTAAAGATTCTTTAAAATATAAACCTAGAATTGCGGTGGACGCTAGGCCTTTAGCTTACGGAATCAACGGAAATTCTCGTTATCTCGCGGAGATTCTCCAGCGAGTTTTGAATGAAAATTCCCCCTTAGAATACTACCTTTATTCTAATAAACCCATTCATCCGGTATTTCATGAAATAGCCAAGAAGGCGCCCGTTTTTATTCCCAGTCGGCTACCCGGACTTTTTTGGTTGAATCTTAGTATGCCGTCCATGTTTCGCGATCACAGGATCGATATTTTTTGGGGGACTCTCCAGCTATTGCCGGTATTCGGCCGAAATATCCCGATGGCGGTTAATTATCACGACCTAAATTTTCATTCAGCGCCGGAAACGATGACCACTGCTAATTATTGGCAGCATCGTTTTTTTTCTCCTCTGACACTTAAACGGGCGGATAAAATATTTTGTCTCTCTAAGAATACTCAAAGAGAGATCGCGGAATTTTTACCGAGCGTGGCGGATAAGTTGCAAGTCGTTTATCCGGGAGCCCAGGGATTTGAAAGCGTCGTTCCTCCGAATAAAATCTTACCGAAAAATTTCCTTTTTTCCGTGGGAACATTGGAACCTAGGAAAAATTTAAATACCTTGGTGGAAGCGTATCGAACTCTTAAAAGAACAAATCTCGATTATCCGTTTGCCTTAGTTCTCGCGGGACGCCTAGGTTGGAAATCGGAAGGTCTAACCGAAATTCTTAGGAACGGCTCGCTCGAATCCGAAGGGATTTTTTTTGTCGAGAATCCCAACGACGGGGAATTGGGTTGGTTGTACAAAAATTGTTCTTATTTTATGTTTCCGTCCTTGCACGAGGGTTTCGGCCTCCCTCTTTTGGAAGCAATCCAAGAAGGAAAACCTTGCATCGCCTCGGATATCCCCGTTTTTCACGAGGTCCTAGATTCGCAAATCGACCTTTTCGTATCTCCTAAAGATACGGAAGCTTGGATCAAAGCTATGTTGGAAGCAGGAAATAAAGGGGCTCGATTTCGCAGCGGTAAGTCCAGGAGATGGTCTTGGGATTCCACCGCGCAAGAAGTTGAAGAAGGTCTTGTAACACTCTGGAAAAATAGAAAAAGAAAGCCGGGAAAAATAGAGGAATAA
- a CDS encoding LIC20162 family protein, with product MGSTKIPEKKLSPWWEWAQASTNERSKKSLSLKLRKNPIPAILSIGIYAGFLNLILPFREIIATWLFKFVEFLQIPKVLKLQLLLDPQLYKYSALIIVGYIAFAFFLDLVRFLDKNLFNNLYWEGAKLKLTRRGWLGGESVRWEPNQSGLQILHKGGVLRRLLGLEKLVFFLQPPGADVSLIAESPYFSSRKNSEFLKELFHS from the coding sequence ATGGGTAGTACGAAAATTCCGGAGAAAAAACTTTCACCTTGGTGGGAATGGGCTCAGGCCTCGACTAACGAACGAAGTAAGAAAAGTCTCTCTTTAAAACTTCGTAAAAATCCGATCCCGGCAATATTATCCATAGGAATATATGCAGGATTTTTAAATTTGATTCTACCGTTTAGAGAGATCATCGCTACTTGGTTGTTTAAGTTTGTGGAATTCCTTCAAATTCCCAAAGTGTTGAAACTGCAGTTACTTTTGGATCCTCAACTTTACAAGTACTCCGCCTTAATTATCGTCGGCTATATCGCTTTCGCGTTCTTCCTGGATTTGGTTCGTTTTTTGGATAAAAATTTATTCAATAACCTATATTGGGAAGGAGCTAAGCTAAAGCTTACCCGAAGGGGTTGGTTGGGAGGGGAATCCGTTCGCTGGGAACCGAATCAATCAGGATTACAAATTCTGCATAAAGGCGGAGTCTTGCGTAGGCTATTAGGCTTGGAAAAACTCGTTTTTTTTCTGCAACCACCGGGCGCAGACGTTTCTTTAATAGCGGAATCGCCTTATTTCTCTTCTCGCAAAAATTCGGAGTTCTTAAAAGAGCTGTTTCATTCCTAG
- a CDS encoding MBOAT family O-acyltransferase, translating to MLFNSVHFMIFLPIVLIVAKILKGTNRRLFLLLASLYFYNAWHPATIKCTDLRTGSWIEFWIDKSFCDFGINLYILILIVSMIVDYFAALLMSRDGASDKFRKICLIGSLVTNLGILGYFKYTNFLLEVFADIQNLGPTKIDPLKIILPVGISFYTFQSMSYTIDVFRKQLEARKSFLDFALYVSFFPQLVAGPIVRAHTFFRDLDHPHTVTRQDIEIAFCQILMGFTRKIVFADNLGKVTDFTFRNYTTLNPIEIWTGTLAFGWQIYFDFAGYTDIAIGVARLFGYKFDPNFNFPMVARNIADHWSRWHISFSTWIRDYIYIPLGGSRAGTLITYRNLFITWLFAGVWHGAAYHYVGWGLWQGVMLAVHREYGATKFAAWINEKGGRTYDVFVRILTMFFLAFGFILFRAETMTKSWDMMKSILFIVPGGIQSVKSYVNFEYGLLLVVCYTMAYYFSKNTIESIVENRRKFILFFLANAFLLLIFGVTESKNFLYFDF from the coding sequence ATGCTGTTTAATTCCGTCCACTTCATGATTTTTTTGCCGATCGTTTTGATCGTAGCGAAGATTTTGAAAGGAACCAATCGGAGGCTCTTCCTCCTTCTGGCAAGTCTCTACTTTTACAACGCCTGGCACCCGGCCACAATCAAATGTACCGATCTTCGTACCGGAAGTTGGATCGAATTTTGGATCGATAAGTCGTTCTGTGATTTTGGGATCAACTTATATATACTAATCTTAATCGTTTCGATGATCGTCGATTACTTTGCGGCTCTTTTGATGAGCCGGGATGGAGCGAGCGACAAGTTCCGGAAAATCTGCTTAATCGGTTCTTTAGTCACGAATCTCGGTATTCTAGGATACTTTAAATATACGAATTTCCTTTTGGAAGTATTCGCCGACATTCAAAATCTAGGGCCTACAAAGATAGATCCGTTAAAGATCATTCTGCCCGTCGGGATTTCCTTCTACACGTTTCAATCCATGAGTTATACCATAGATGTTTTTCGGAAGCAGTTGGAGGCCCGCAAATCGTTCTTAGATTTTGCTCTTTATGTTTCTTTTTTCCCGCAACTAGTAGCGGGACCTATCGTGAGAGCACATACTTTCTTCCGAGACTTGGATCACCCTCATACCGTTACTCGACAGGATATAGAGATCGCATTTTGCCAAATACTAATGGGCTTCACTCGGAAAATCGTCTTTGCAGATAATCTCGGCAAAGTTACCGATTTTACGTTTAGGAATTATACGACCCTCAATCCGATAGAAATCTGGACCGGGACGTTGGCTTTCGGTTGGCAGATCTACTTTGACTTCGCAGGCTACACGGATATTGCAATCGGGGTCGCAAGATTATTCGGATATAAATTCGATCCGAACTTTAACTTTCCGATGGTTGCGAGAAACATTGCGGACCATTGGAGTAGATGGCATATTTCCTTCTCCACATGGATAAGAGATTATATCTACATTCCTTTGGGTGGGTCGCGAGCCGGAACCCTTATCACTTATAGAAACCTATTCATAACATGGCTTTTTGCGGGAGTTTGGCATGGAGCGGCTTATCATTATGTGGGATGGGGACTTTGGCAAGGAGTGATGCTTGCCGTTCACCGCGAATACGGAGCGACCAAGTTTGCCGCATGGATCAACGAAAAAGGGGGCAGAACATACGATGTCTTTGTCCGCATTCTGACCATGTTCTTCCTTGCCTTCGGGTTCATTCTATTTAGAGCGGAAACGATGACTAAATCCTGGGATATGATGAAGTCTATCCTCTTCATCGTACCGGGAGGAATCCAATCGGTTAAGTCCTACGTAAATTTCGAATACGGGTTACTATTGGTTGTCTGTTATACGATGGCTTACTATTTTTCTAAAAATACGATCGAATCCATCGTTGAGAATCGCAGAAAATTCATCCTGTTCTTTTTAGCAAACGCGTTTTTACTTTTGATATTCGGTGTTACCGAAAGTAAGAACTTCCTGTATTTCGATTTCTGA
- a CDS encoding MBOAT family O-acyltransferase, which produces MIFTSTLFFLFFLIVYIIYWTWNSRKFREWVLLIASLVFYASWNPPFLLHLLGIVFLNYLFLGPIIRTKSKVLLRTILVIDLLNLAIFKYFYFVTDNLFYVTKWSLFDTSSMPFRIILPLAISFYTFQIMAYMIDAYKGKVEEGTSLFHFTLFLLFFPQLVAGPIMRARDFFPRLEHLRIHKTSIYTGLFLIGLGACKKLLIADNLGVLIDPVFARPKEYGGLSLFLALNGFTWQVYSDFSGYTDVARGCALLFGFNIPRNFHSPFFSQNVHELWRRWHITLGTWLRDYVYFALGGNRLSELRTNLNQTITFALGGLWHGANWTYIAWGVSHGFFLTIERFMERHGIQILPAQGKLFQGIRMIWTYLLFVFAVAFFRAFTISDSLYFLKNGFFGFKPESKAAFLSFDLIIPFLLGGFLFHALEEPKRYPMWFHRNRGKLLVAFLLVAALFFGNYAGKGQEFIYFAF; this is translated from the coding sequence ATGATTTTTACATCCACTCTTTTCTTCTTATTCTTTCTAATCGTTTACATCATCTACTGGACATGGAATTCCAGAAAATTTCGGGAGTGGGTTCTTTTAATCGCCTCTCTCGTCTTTTATGCCTCTTGGAATCCTCCGTTTCTTCTTCATCTGCTTGGAATCGTCTTCCTCAATTATCTTTTTCTAGGACCGATTATTCGGACCAAGAGTAAGGTTTTACTTAGAACCATACTCGTTATCGATCTTCTGAATTTGGCGATCTTTAAATACTTTTATTTCGTCACGGATAATCTTTTTTACGTAACGAAATGGTCCTTATTCGATACTTCATCCATGCCTTTCCGGATCATTCTTCCTTTGGCGATCAGTTTTTATACGTTCCAAATCATGGCGTATATGATCGATGCATATAAAGGAAAAGTGGAAGAAGGAACGAGTCTGTTTCATTTCACGTTATTTTTACTTTTCTTCCCGCAATTGGTCGCCGGACCGATCATGCGGGCTCGCGATTTTTTTCCACGCTTAGAACACTTAAGAATTCACAAAACGTCGATTTATACCGGGCTCTTTCTGATAGGCTTAGGAGCCTGCAAGAAATTATTGATCGCTGACAATCTAGGAGTTTTGATCGACCCCGTATTTGCTAGACCGAAGGAATACGGAGGTCTTTCCCTATTTTTAGCTTTAAACGGGTTCACTTGGCAAGTGTATTCCGACTTCTCCGGTTATACGGATGTCGCTCGAGGATGCGCTTTATTATTCGGATTCAATATCCCGCGAAACTTTCATTCTCCTTTCTTCAGCCAAAATGTTCACGAACTATGGAGACGTTGGCATATCACATTGGGAACATGGTTACGCGATTATGTGTATTTCGCACTGGGAGGAAACAGACTCTCCGAACTTCGCACTAATCTAAACCAAACGATTACCTTTGCTTTAGGAGGACTTTGGCATGGAGCCAATTGGACTTATATCGCATGGGGAGTTTCGCACGGATTCTTTTTAACGATCGAACGGTTTATGGAGCGACATGGAATTCAGATTCTTCCGGCCCAGGGAAAACTTTTTCAAGGAATACGGATGATCTGGACGTACTTGCTTTTCGTTTTCGCCGTCGCTTTCTTTAGAGCTTTTACGATCTCGGATTCTTTATATTTTCTGAAGAACGGATTTTTCGGATTTAAACCCGAGAGTAAAGCCGCCTTCCTATCTTTCGATTTAATCATACCGTTTCTCCTCGGAGGTTTCCTATTCCATGCCCTGGAAGAACCGAAACGATATCCGATGTGGTTTCACAGGAATCGAGGAAAACTTCTCGTTGCATTTCTTTTAGTCGCCGCTCTTTTCTTCGGAAATTATGCCGGTAAGGGCCAAGAGTTTATTTACTTCGCTTTTTAG
- a CDS encoding DUF1574 domain-containing protein, which translates to METAKNSKFPLFYRKILWIPLGIAALAFFWDKLLSSEWVRPYTESGAEYYFYEMKGRILDTMKKETDSKSPDQKVMTFFGTSHMGEISLSEIHKENPNLIVYNLSAPSAPYSFHTYTLERLLDKKIPLDFAILEYYPDSATDFANRYALRYSYDSMYFLEHWNVFSTTDWDTFLRARVFRTSVFPPRFKEAASRLKHPEELAYLMAIRSKLTDESDRFKGGIPNTLLANTPEDKLDSEAERIHRDTYRNYKRSETQVAFLREFLKRASQNGITVVLWSPLLYSKFTEKVKQSPFYPDWIRLREQLVLEYPKTLVLDLEDYRDQVKCQKFIDPHHLSGGCFAEPTKILISYLEAKTVPHKKNSGK; encoded by the coding sequence ATGGAAACCGCAAAGAACTCTAAATTCCCACTTTTCTATAGAAAGATTCTTTGGATTCCACTCGGAATCGCAGCCTTGGCTTTCTTCTGGGACAAACTTTTATCTTCCGAATGGGTTCGACCTTATACGGAATCGGGCGCAGAATATTATTTTTATGAGATGAAGGGTCGTATTTTAGATACGATGAAGAAGGAAACGGATTCCAAGTCTCCTGATCAAAAAGTTATGACTTTTTTCGGAACCTCGCATATGGGAGAAATTTCACTTTCCGAGATTCATAAAGAAAATCCGAACCTTATCGTTTATAACCTCTCGGCTCCTTCCGCGCCTTATTCGTTTCATACGTATACTTTAGAAAGATTATTGGATAAAAAAATCCCGCTGGATTTCGCGATTTTAGAATATTATCCGGATTCGGCTACCGACTTTGCCAACCGATATGCGTTACGATATTCCTATGATTCGATGTATTTCTTGGAACATTGGAATGTGTTCTCTACGACCGATTGGGACACTTTTTTGAGAGCGAGGGTATTTCGAACTTCAGTATTTCCGCCTAGATTTAAGGAAGCAGCCTCAAGACTCAAGCATCCCGAAGAGCTTGCCTATTTAATGGCGATTCGAAGCAAATTGACGGACGAGTCGGATCGATTTAAAGGTGGAATTCCCAATACTCTTCTGGCAAACACTCCCGAAGATAAATTGGATTCGGAAGCGGAACGAATCCATAGAGATACGTATCGCAATTATAAACGCTCGGAAACTCAAGTCGCTTTTCTTAGAGAATTCTTAAAAAGGGCCTCTCAAAACGGAATAACCGTAGTTCTCTGGTCGCCTCTACTCTATTCCAAATTTACGGAAAAAGTAAAACAATCCCCTTTTTATCCTGATTGGATTCGCTTGAGAGAACAACTAGTACTAGAATATCCGAAAACTTTGGTCCTGGATCTAGAAGATTATAGAGACCAGGTAAAATGTCAAAAATTCATAGACCCGCATCATTTAAGCGGAGGCTGTTTCGCGGAACCCACTAAGATTCTAATTTCCTACTTGGAAGCGAAGACCGTGCCTCATAAGAAGAATTCAGGAAAATAA
- a CDS encoding nucleotide pyrophosphohydrolase, with protein sequence MTFDEAQKSVDDWIRNFGVRYFSELTNLAILMEEVGEFSRLVARKYGDQSFKKGEDPDALPKELGDILFVLICLANQMGISMEDAFRATLEKNTDRDKDRHKNNPKLGTSDSSST encoded by the coding sequence ATGACGTTCGACGAAGCGCAAAAATCCGTAGATGACTGGATTCGAAATTTCGGAGTACGATATTTTTCCGAGTTAACAAACCTTGCCATCCTAATGGAGGAAGTCGGAGAATTCTCAAGACTAGTCGCGCGTAAATACGGAGACCAGTCCTTTAAAAAAGGAGAAGATCCGGACGCTCTCCCGAAGGAATTAGGAGATATTCTCTTTGTATTAATTTGTCTCGCGAATCAAATGGGAATTTCCATGGAGGACGCCTTTCGCGCCACTTTGGAGAAAAACACCGATCGCGATAAGGATCGGCATAAGAACAATCCGAAGTTAGGGACGTCGGATTCCTCGTCTACTTAG
- a CDS encoding ExbD/TolR family protein, which produces MRKSILREEEGAIDLTSFIDVVFILLVFVMLAVSFRKEIRSIPLDLPQVGIGEDPKGDRIEIALLPNGSFLWNGVNLDRSGLEKELGSGNLKGKEIRFFADETADYGEVVKILDIVRRSGIDSLELAVKGSK; this is translated from the coding sequence ATGAGAAAGTCCATTCTGCGAGAGGAAGAAGGAGCGATAGATCTAACCAGTTTTATCGATGTAGTCTTCATACTTCTTGTTTTCGTAATGTTAGCGGTAAGCTTTCGAAAGGAAATTCGTTCGATTCCTTTGGATCTTCCGCAAGTCGGAATCGGCGAGGATCCCAAAGGCGATCGAATCGAAATCGCACTTTTACCGAACGGATCGTTTCTCTGGAACGGAGTCAATTTGGATAGAAGCGGTTTGGAAAAAGAACTGGGATCCGGAAATTTAAAAGGTAAGGAAATTCGTTTCTTTGCGGATGAAACCGCCGATTACGGCGAAGTCGTAAAAATTTTAGATATAGTTAGACGATCTGGAATCGATTCCCTGGAACTCGCCGTTAAAGGATCTAAGTAG